The nucleotide window CCAGGGGGCAGCCCAGCTGCTGCAGCCGCTGGCCCTGCTGGGCGGTTTCCACCCCTTCGGCGATGACGCCCAGGCCGAACGAGCGTGCCAGGCCGACCACGCCCTGAACGATGGCCAGGTCGCCCGGGTCCACCAGCATGTCGCGCACGAAGCTCTGGTCGATCTTCAGAGTGTCCATGGGCAGGCGGCGCAGGTAGGTCAGCGAGGAGTAGCCGGTGCCAAAGTCGTCCAGCGCTACCGAGATGCCCTGCGCGCGCAGTTGCGCCAGTTCCCCGGCGACGTGCTCCACGTCGTACAGCGCCGCGCTTTCTGTGACCTCCAGCTTCACCAGCGCCGCCGGAACGTCCGGGTGGTTGTCCAGGCAGCCCATGATCCAGCGTGCGAAGCCCGGCTGCTGCAGGTGCCGCGCGGCGATGTTGATGCCCAGCGGCAGCGCCAGGCCCTGGCGCCGCAGCGTGGCGATGCAGCGCAGTGCCTCGGCGAACACCCATTCGCCGAACGGAATCTCCAGCTCGGTGCCCTCCAGGCCCGGCAGGAAGGCGCCCGGCGCCAGCACGCCCTGCTGCGGGTGGCGCCAGCGCACCAGGCACTCGGCGCCCACCACCGCGCCGCTGTCCATGTCCACCTGGGGCTGCAGGTACAGCGTGAACTCGCCGTGCGCCAGCGCCTGGCGCAGCCGCTGGATCTGCAGGTGCTGCTCACGCTGGCTGCGCGCCAGCAGGGCGTCGAAGCCGTGGAAGCGGTTGCGCCCGTTCTGCTTGGCCTGGTACATGGCCTGGTCGGCGTGGCGCAGCAGGGTGTCGGCGTCGGCGTCGTCCTCGGGGTACAGGGTGTAGCCGATGCTGGCGGTGATGCCGACGCGCTCGGACTCCAGCGTGTAGGGCGCCGAGATATGGGCCATGAGCTGCTGGAGCTTTTGCTCGCAGCCCTCGCGCGTCTTCAGGCCGGGCAGCAGGATGACGAATTCGTCGCCGCCCAGGCGCGCCACGCAGTCCGTGGGGCGCAGCGCGCGCGTCAGCCGCGCCGCCACGATCACCAGCAGGCGGTCGCCGGCGCCGTGGCCCAGCTTGTCGTTCACGGGCTTGAAGCCGTCCAGGTCGAGGTAGGCCACGCCCAGCTGGGTGCCGCTGGCGCGGGCCTTTTCCATGGTGTCCTGCAGGCGCTGCGCCAGTTGCACGCGGTTGGGCAGGCCGGTGAGGGCGTCGAAGTGCGCCAGGCGCTGCAGTTGCTCCTGCTGCTCGCGCTGGCGCGTCACGTCCAGGCTCACGCCCAGCATGCGCGCGGGCTGGCCCTGGGCGTCGTGGCCGACGATCTTGCCCATGTTGCGGATCCAGCGCGCGCCGCCCTGGGGCAGGGCCACGCGCCAAGTCACGTCGAACGGCGTGGCGGGCGCGCCGGCGTGGCGCTGCACCTCGGCCTGCACGCGCTCGATGTCCTCCGGCGCCAGGCCCGCGCTCCAGCTGGGCGAAGCGGCGTCCTGCCGGCCGGTCATGGCGCGCCAGCGCGCGTCGCCGCCGATCAGGCCGGTGTGCAGGTCCCAGTCCCACAGGCCCAGCAACGCGGCGGACACGGTGAGCGAGAGCAGCTCCTCGCGTTCGCGCACGCGCTCCTCGCCACGCTTGCGCTCGGTGATGTCGTGCGCCGAGAACAGCCAGCAGGGCTCGCCGTAGTAGTCCACCTCGCGCAGGGACTGCAGCACGGTGCGCCGCGTGCCGCCGCGCGCCGTCAGCGTGATTTCGTAGTCGCTGAGCTGGCCGCTGGACGCCATGGCGGCGAGCATGTCCGCCCGGTCCCCGGGGGCAAACAGGCCCAGCTCCAGCGCGTTGCGGCCCAGGGCTTCGTCCTGCGCGATGCCGGTGAGCGCCTCCCACGCGGGATTGACGATCTGGTAGTGGCCGTCGCTGCG belongs to Acidovorax sp. YS12 and includes:
- a CDS encoding EAL domain-containing protein, which translates into the protein MDMAWARQWWRRLATRWRGAPHGDAGACAQGYAQEREQALLLAMQALGCGYWEWDLDSRQLRFQGEFFRQFGVYEQPAEAVQAYWDGLRHPDDAALLHPYLATARTGAVALFESECRVRDLDGQWHWVLSRGRVAQRDAQGRPLRFVGMTQDVTQQRADKEVLRASEAKSSAIYQMLPDPAGITRQSDGRYIDVNAAFCTLFGHPRDAWLGRTSTEMGIWATPDERARLLQALQRDGYATRLPLVARSGERLVPGLMSAQPLQLDGEDCLVFVFHDMTQEQRTRDELLAVNGLLQQAGRLARLGAWEDGPDQGIVYWSDVCYEIHGLPLGAPLPRDYIDTYVAPPWREAMRAKFLECIRHGIDWSIVMQVVRADGERVWVRARGEPVVENGRLARIRGVMQDIDEAKRAEEQLRQSEEHFARIFQLVDQPMGMVRRSDGHYQIVNPAWEALTGIAQDEALGRNALELGLFAPGDRADMLAAMASSGQLSDYEITLTARGGTRRTVLQSLREVDYYGEPCWLFSAHDITERKRGEERVREREELLSLTVSAALLGLWDWDLHTGLIGGDARWRAMTGRQDAASPSWSAGLAPEDIERVQAEVQRHAGAPATPFDVTWRVALPQGGARWIRNMGKIVGHDAQGQPARMLGVSLDVTRQREQQEQLQRLAHFDALTGLPNRVQLAQRLQDTMEKARASGTQLGVAYLDLDGFKPVNDKLGHGAGDRLLVIVAARLTRALRPTDCVARLGGDEFVILLPGLKTREGCEQKLQQLMAHISAPYTLESERVGITASIGYTLYPEDDADADTLLRHADQAMYQAKQNGRNRFHGFDALLARSQREQHLQIQRLRQALAHGEFTLYLQPQVDMDSGAVVGAECLVRWRHPQQGVLAPGAFLPGLEGTELEIPFGEWVFAEALRCIATLRRQGLALPLGINIAARHLQQPGFARWIMGCLDNHPDVPAALVKLEVTESAALYDVEHVAGELAQLRAQGISVALDDFGTGYSSLTYLRRLPMDTLKIDQSFVRDMLVDPGDLAIVQGVVGLARSFGLGVIAEGVETAQQGQRLQQLGCPLAQGYYIARPMPLEDFAHWAAHWKLPAGWRAETPP